A window of Haliscomenobacter hydrossis DSM 1100 contains these coding sequences:
- a CDS encoding histidine kinase dimerization/phosphoacceptor domain -containing protein, which translates to MKLFLFVPCFLMYTVVLANNFDSLRQTLQGQNGAQRLPTLLKLCDSQYRGIIPNAEANGFGKEILHFASVLKDTSALVEGCLCMANSQDRSAKGSDAFKWLSKAQSLARRHPALLGKVFFWKASYYYELGQIDSALLMIQRGDQMAQRHQLLSERVKLLGTAAKIYSSNGQAKAADSVGRLAFRFCQNRVDSAIAYTRWGSVQEDFGKLDLALPAFYAAYRLEKKAGNNIMAAHNLQQCAGILRDQGRFEQAIKYLQEAVQLSKAIGNITGLAAAYHTLGGLYKRTKAYEQALQSYQLSLALKKDIGRPKKILNTILDMTVLYGYTARYDSCLRLCRQYLPLSQQIEYKLAEATLALWGSIAAAKTGNPTLAQNYWSVGETALAGVKAKEEMPELFLFAAKAAEALRDFGKAYQYQTLFQSAQDSMYNTEKSRIIAELEARFENEKKEQQILDLAQNNELQQVRIATARTQRIALFGGLILVLLFAVVLWRNGRIRKRNNAVLEQTNQALHLKNNEVQTLLREVHHRVKNNLQIISSLLRLQARVVDDTGALDALRMSQSRVQSIALLHQRLYQGEELKSISIKTYLFELIQSLQDTYQLEERQIGIAADVDDFSMDVDLAIPTGLIINELVINAIKHAFPNNRMGEIGIRIKKQETGFTLKVTDNGVGVKLLEGKPVGKTNAFGLELVESLAEKIKTTLVFSNGLGTSVETFVHFNKHESLFP; encoded by the coding sequence ATGAAGCTTTTTCTTTTTGTACCTTGTTTTTTGATGTACACTGTGGTACTGGCCAATAATTTTGACAGTTTGCGGCAGACCTTGCAGGGGCAAAACGGCGCTCAACGTTTGCCTACTTTGCTCAAGTTGTGCGACTCCCAATACCGGGGCATCATCCCCAACGCCGAAGCCAATGGATTTGGCAAAGAAATCCTTCACTTTGCCAGTGTGCTTAAAGACACCTCCGCCTTGGTGGAAGGCTGCTTGTGCATGGCCAACAGCCAGGATCGCAGCGCCAAAGGATCAGATGCATTCAAGTGGTTGAGCAAAGCTCAGTCATTGGCGCGCCGGCATCCCGCACTTCTGGGCAAAGTGTTTTTTTGGAAAGCCAGCTACTACTACGAATTGGGGCAAATTGATTCGGCCCTGCTGATGATTCAACGAGGTGATCAAATGGCTCAACGGCATCAGCTCCTTTCCGAGCGCGTCAAACTATTGGGTACGGCTGCGAAAATTTACAGCAGCAACGGACAGGCAAAAGCGGCAGATTCAGTGGGTAGATTGGCCTTCCGTTTTTGCCAAAACCGAGTAGATTCAGCCATTGCGTATACCCGTTGGGGCAGTGTACAAGAGGATTTTGGCAAATTGGATCTGGCCTTGCCCGCTTTTTACGCCGCGTATCGATTGGAAAAAAAAGCAGGCAATAACATCATGGCCGCTCACAATTTGCAGCAATGCGCCGGGATTTTGCGCGACCAGGGACGCTTCGAACAAGCCATCAAGTACCTCCAAGAAGCAGTGCAACTGTCTAAAGCCATTGGCAACATTACGGGGCTTGCGGCAGCTTATCACACCCTGGGCGGGTTGTACAAACGAACCAAGGCTTATGAACAAGCGCTACAATCCTATCAACTTTCCCTGGCTTTAAAAAAAGACATTGGTCGTCCAAAAAAAATCCTCAATACCATTCTGGACATGACCGTATTGTACGGCTATACGGCTCGGTACGATTCTTGCTTGCGCTTGTGCCGACAATATTTGCCACTGAGTCAGCAAATCGAGTACAAACTGGCCGAGGCTACCCTGGCGCTGTGGGGTTCGATTGCCGCGGCAAAAACGGGGAATCCCACCCTGGCACAAAACTACTGGTCGGTAGGGGAAACGGCCCTGGCCGGGGTTAAAGCCAAAGAAGAAATGCCTGAACTGTTTCTGTTTGCGGCAAAAGCGGCTGAAGCGCTGCGGGATTTTGGCAAAGCGTATCAATACCAAACACTTTTTCAAAGCGCTCAGGATTCGATGTACAATACCGAAAAAAGTCGAATCATTGCGGAGTTGGAAGCCCGCTTTGAAAATGAAAAAAAAGAGCAACAAATTCTGGATTTGGCTCAAAACAACGAACTGCAACAAGTACGCATTGCCACGGCACGCACCCAGCGAATTGCCTTATTTGGGGGCTTGATCCTGGTGCTGCTGTTCGCGGTTGTACTCTGGCGCAACGGCCGCATTCGCAAACGCAACAATGCGGTTTTGGAACAAACCAATCAAGCCTTACACCTCAAAAACAACGAGGTACAAACCTTATTGCGAGAGGTGCACCATCGGGTCAAGAATAACCTGCAAATCATTTCCAGCTTGTTGCGCCTGCAAGCGCGGGTAGTTGACGATACCGGAGCCTTGGATGCACTGCGCATGAGCCAATCCCGGGTACAATCCATCGCCTTGCTGCACCAGCGGCTGTATCAAGGGGAGGAGCTAAAAAGTATTTCCATCAAGACTTACCTGTTCGAACTCATTCAAAGCTTACAGGATACCTACCAGTTGGAAGAACGACAAATTGGTATCGCTGCGGATGTAGATGATTTTAGCATGGATGTTGATCTGGCCATACCCACCGGGTTGATCATCAATGAATTGGTAATCAACGCCATCAAACATGCTTTTCCCAATAATCGAATGGGCGAAATCGGTATACGGATAAAAAAACAGGAGACAGGATTTACCCTTAAAGTGACAGATAATGGGGTCGGTGTTAAACTTTTGGAAGGAAAACCTGTTGGCAAAACGAACGCCTTCGGTTTGGAACTCGTGGAATCCCTGGCCGAAAAAATCAAGACAACCTTGGTTTTTTCCAACGGACTGGGCACTTCGGTCGAAACATTCGTCCATTTCAACAAACATGAATCCTTATTTCCATGA
- a CDS encoding sterol desaturase family protein — protein sequence MQYLIEQFGLLPGWLLGSLAIFLRYLIFAGSAFLIFYVLFKQRFFIKKIQQIEPKAKHILTELSHSIATAFVWATIGLGIYWLRSNGYTHHIYLNLSEYGWGYLFFSFWFLVFLHDTYFYWMHRMMHHPRLFPVLHRVHHLSWNPTPLASLSFHPLEAILEIGVIPMIVLVMPFHPLVLFLFATWSLMFNVLGHLGYEIASKGFVNHPFWKWFNTPTHHNMHHAKVHYNYGLYFNIWDRLMGTNHPEYERTFDQIKNRVAE from the coding sequence ATGCAATACCTCATTGAACAATTCGGCCTTTTGCCCGGCTGGTTGCTGGGCTCTTTGGCCATCTTTCTGCGGTACCTGATTTTTGCGGGCAGCGCCTTTTTGATCTTCTACGTGCTGTTCAAACAACGATTTTTCATCAAAAAGATCCAGCAAATTGAACCCAAAGCCAAACACATCCTCACTGAATTGTCGCATTCCATTGCCACGGCTTTTGTGTGGGCTACGATTGGATTGGGCATTTATTGGTTGCGCAGCAACGGCTATACCCACCACATCTACCTCAATTTGAGCGAATACGGCTGGGGTTATCTGTTCTTTTCCTTTTGGTTTCTGGTGTTTTTGCACGACACCTATTTTTACTGGATGCACCGCATGATGCACCACCCCCGCTTGTTTCCGGTTTTGCACCGGGTACACCACCTGTCCTGGAATCCTACGCCGCTGGCTTCGCTGTCGTTTCATCCGCTGGAGGCCATTTTGGAAATCGGCGTAATCCCGATGATTGTATTGGTGATGCCTTTTCACCCGCTGGTGTTGTTTTTGTTTGCTACCTGGTCGCTGATGTTCAATGTATTGGGACATTTGGGCTACGAAATTGCGTCCAAGGGTTTTGTGAATCACCCGTTTTGGAAGTGGTTCAACACCCCTACACACCACAACATGCACCACGCCAAGGTGCATTACAATTACGGCCTGTATTTCAACATTTGGGATCGGCTGATGGGCACGAATCACCCGGAGTACGAACGCACTTTTGATCAAATCAAAAACCGGGTAGCGGAGTAG
- a CDS encoding LytR/AlgR family response regulator transcription factor, with protein MIDILIVEDEPIIAKDLMYTLKDLGYGITAVCRNHQEALEAVNQQKSDLIICDIHLEGDDWDGIRIAQEIRRNHDQPIVFLTALADASTIARAASVEPDAYLVKPFEERTLYAAIELAINKFSARKALVQERAAKSPAIDTLPFIAGNFFIKDKKRLIKVSAADIYWIKADGAYSQLTTGSQQFFLSTNLGTIEEKLRGNSFVRVHRSYLVNFQHIDVIEEDVLSVGTERIPLGKNYREEFYRRLQQL; from the coding sequence ATGATTGATATTTTGATTGTAGAAGACGAACCGATCATTGCCAAAGACTTGATGTACACCCTGAAAGACCTGGGTTATGGCATCACCGCCGTGTGCCGGAACCACCAGGAAGCCCTGGAAGCAGTAAATCAGCAAAAATCGGACTTGATCATTTGTGACATCCACCTGGAAGGGGACGATTGGGATGGCATTCGGATTGCGCAGGAAATTCGGCGCAACCACGATCAGCCCATCGTTTTTTTGACGGCACTGGCCGACGCCAGCACCATTGCCCGAGCGGCCAGTGTGGAACCGGATGCGTATTTGGTCAAACCCTTTGAAGAACGTACCCTCTATGCTGCCATCGAACTGGCCATCAACAAATTCAGCGCCCGAAAAGCACTGGTTCAAGAGCGTGCAGCAAAGTCCCCAGCCATCGATACCCTCCCTTTTATTGCGGGCAATTTTTTCATCAAAGACAAAAAACGCCTGATCAAAGTCAGTGCTGCGGACATTTATTGGATCAAAGCCGATGGGGCCTATTCGCAGCTGACTACGGGCAGCCAGCAGTTTTTTCTCAGTACCAATCTGGGTACCATTGAAGAAAAACTGCGGGGGAATTCCTTCGTGCGGGTTCATCGCTCTTATCTCGTCAATTTTCAACACATCGATGTCATTGAAGAAGATGTGTTGTCGGTAGGTACCGAGCGCATCCCGTTGGGCAAAAATTACCGGGAAGAGTTTTACCGCCGCTTGCAACAACTGTAG